The Streptomyces phaeolivaceus genome has a window encoding:
- a CDS encoding class I SAM-dependent RNA methyltransferase, translated as MQAEPKKSLVGEEYEVEVGPVAHGGHCIARTSEGQVLFVRHTLPGERVVARVTDGEESARFLRADAVSVLSASKDRVEAPCPYAGPGACGGCDWQHAKPGAQRRFKGEVIAEQLERLAGLTPEEAGWDGTVMPAEGDKLPSGEVPAWRTRVQYAVDDSGRAGLRRHRSHEVEPIDHCMIAAPGVSELGIEKRDWTGMASIDAIAATGSQDRQVILEPRPGARLPLVELDRPVSVMRVEEKDGGVHRVHGRPFVRERADDRTYRVGSGGFWQVHPKAADTLVKAVMQGLLPRKGDMALDLYCGVGLFAGALADRVGDKGAVLGIESGKRAVEDARHNLADFERVRIEQGKVEAVLPRTGITEVDLIVLDPPRAGAGKKTVQHLSSLGARRIAYVACDPAALARDLGYFRDGGYRVRMLRAFDLFPMTHHVECVAILEPVAKGS; from the coding sequence ATGCAGGCAGAACCGAAGAAATCGCTGGTGGGGGAGGAGTACGAGGTCGAGGTGGGCCCCGTTGCCCACGGCGGCCACTGCATCGCGCGTACGTCCGAGGGCCAGGTTCTCTTCGTCCGGCACACGCTGCCCGGCGAGCGGGTCGTGGCGCGGGTGACCGACGGCGAGGAGAGCGCGCGCTTCCTGCGGGCGGACGCGGTCTCGGTCCTGTCGGCCTCCAAGGACCGCGTCGAGGCGCCCTGTCCCTACGCCGGCCCCGGCGCCTGCGGCGGCTGCGACTGGCAGCACGCCAAGCCGGGCGCCCAGCGCCGTTTCAAGGGCGAGGTGATCGCCGAGCAGCTGGAGCGGCTCGCGGGGCTGACGCCCGAGGAGGCGGGCTGGGACGGCACGGTGATGCCGGCCGAGGGCGACAAGCTGCCGTCGGGCGAGGTCCCGGCATGGCGTACGCGGGTGCAGTACGCGGTGGACGACTCCGGCCGGGCGGGACTGCGCAGGCACCGCTCGCACGAGGTCGAGCCGATCGACCACTGCATGATCGCGGCGCCGGGTGTCTCCGAACTGGGCATCGAGAAGCGCGACTGGACGGGCATGGCGTCGATCGACGCGATCGCGGCGACGGGCTCGCAGGACCGTCAGGTGATCCTGGAGCCCCGGCCGGGCGCGCGGCTGCCGCTGGTGGAGCTGGACAGGCCGGTGTCGGTGATGCGGGTCGAGGAGAAGGACGGGGGCGTGCATCGCGTCCATGGCCGCCCCTTCGTGCGCGAGCGCGCGGACGACCGTACGTACCGGGTCGGCAGCGGTGGTTTCTGGCAGGTCCACCCCAAGGCCGCCGACACCCTCGTCAAGGCCGTCATGCAGGGGCTGCTGCCGCGCAAGGGGGACATGGCGCTGGACCTGTACTGCGGTGTCGGCCTCTTCGCGGGCGCCCTCGCCGACCGTGTCGGCGACAAGGGCGCCGTTCTCGGCATCGAGTCCGGCAAGCGCGCGGTCGAGGACGCGCGGCACAACCTCGCCGACTTCGAACGCGTCCGCATCGAACAGGGCAAGGTCGAGGCGGTCCTGCCCCGCACGGGCATCACGGAGGTCGACCTCATCGTCCTTGACCCACCGCGCGCGGGCGCCGGCAAGAAGACCGTCCAGCACCTTTCGTCGCTGGGCGCGCGCCGCATCGCGTACGTGGCCTGCGATCCGGCGGCGCTGGCGCGGGATCTGGGGTACTTCCGGGATGGGGGGTATCGGGTGCGGATGCTTCGGGCGTTTGATCTGTTTCCGATGACTCATCATGTGGAGTGCGTCGCGATCCTGGAACCGGTCGCGAAAGGCTCCTGA
- a CDS encoding APC family permease — translation MGVMEVAFTVLAFAAPLASVVGVIPLVIGSAGAGAPLAFVAATLVLVVFSVGYTTMSRYLPNPGAFYAYITAGLGRVVGMAASLLAVLGYFMIGVGASLFFGIVANDMVADSLGGPSLPWWSYSLTLVVVVGIFGYFRIDVSAKVLSLAMVLEIVVILIFDLAVALRGGPQGRSLTPFAFGSFRSGAVGVALLFAVTTFIGFEATAIFREETRDPRRTVPRATYLAVLSMGVFYIVVTWLLVVAYGTAHATQVATTNPPGMFSDAMGRFVGTWARDVISVLVVTSVFAGVLSCQNIIARYGYSLGTDRALPSPLGRVHPRHGSPYMSSVMVSAVFVVAVLAFTGSDPATAYAWLTGAGGFPILVLMFLTSLAVLVFFHRSRGKVDDATRWHTVIAPALATAALGAALYLAFTNFVLLTGGSRGTAVTLQVIVWGVFLAGLVLALVFRSRRPDVYARIGRQSIT, via the coding sequence ATGGGTGTCATGGAGGTCGCCTTCACCGTTCTGGCCTTCGCGGCTCCCCTGGCCAGCGTTGTGGGCGTGATACCGCTGGTCATCGGCTCCGCCGGCGCGGGAGCACCACTCGCCTTCGTCGCGGCGACCCTGGTGCTGGTGGTCTTCTCCGTCGGCTACACCACGATGAGCCGCTATCTCCCCAACCCCGGCGCGTTCTACGCCTACATCACCGCCGGTCTGGGCCGGGTGGTCGGGATGGCCGCGAGTCTCCTCGCTGTCCTCGGGTATTTCATGATCGGTGTGGGCGCCTCCCTCTTCTTCGGGATCGTCGCCAACGACATGGTCGCCGACTCGCTCGGCGGCCCATCGTTGCCCTGGTGGTCGTACTCGCTGACTCTCGTCGTGGTCGTCGGGATCTTCGGATACTTCCGGATCGACGTGTCCGCCAAGGTGCTGTCGCTGGCGATGGTGCTGGAGATCGTGGTGATCCTGATCTTCGACCTGGCTGTCGCCCTCCGAGGGGGGCCGCAGGGGCGCTCGCTCACCCCGTTCGCCTTCGGCTCCTTCAGGTCAGGAGCCGTGGGGGTCGCCCTGCTCTTCGCCGTGACCACCTTCATAGGCTTCGAGGCCACGGCGATCTTCCGTGAGGAGACCAGGGATCCACGGCGAACGGTCCCTCGGGCGACCTATCTGGCCGTGCTCTCCATGGGTGTCTTCTACATCGTCGTCACGTGGCTGCTCGTGGTCGCCTACGGCACGGCGCATGCCACGCAGGTGGCTACGACCAACCCACCGGGCATGTTCTCGGACGCCATGGGGCGGTTCGTAGGAACGTGGGCACGGGATGTGATCTCGGTGCTGGTGGTGACCTCTGTGTTCGCAGGGGTGCTTTCGTGCCAGAACATCATCGCCCGGTACGGGTACTCCTTGGGCACCGACCGGGCGTTGCCGTCGCCCCTCGGCAGGGTGCACCCGCGTCACGGATCGCCCTACATGAGTTCCGTCATGGTGAGCGCCGTCTTCGTCGTCGCTGTACTCGCGTTCACCGGCAGCGACCCGGCGACGGCGTACGCCTGGCTGACCGGTGCCGGCGGTTTCCCCATTCTCGTGCTCATGTTCCTGACCAGCCTGGCCGTTCTCGTGTTCTTCCACCGATCGCGCGGGAAGGTCGACGACGCGACGCGCTGGCACACCGTGATCGCTCCCGCACTGGCCACAGCGGCTCTGGGTGCGGCGCTCTACCTGGCCTTCACCAATTTCGTCCTCCTGACCGGAGGTAGCCGCGGGACGGCAGTCACCTTGCAGGTGATCGTCTGGGGGGTCTTCCTCGCCGGGCTCGTCCTCGCCTTGGTGTTCCGGTCGCGGCGTCCGGACGTGTATGCGCGGATCGGCCGACAGTCGATCACCTGA
- a CDS encoding methyltransferase domain-containing protein — MEVTPAHTDSSDRPSKVSWDPQLYLRFPEHRIRPALELLDRVSFDTPPAVVYDLGCGPGTLTRVLTERFPGAEVHGVDSSPEMLRTAAEAAPTAHLHQVEISSWRPRQRPDLVFANSLFHLVPDHGDLLRRMVRDLTPRGVLAAQMPVFHRTPWFRLMTQTLEDGGRGGTPLGAPGLRRTLYRRHTVEAMGYYDLLAGPNTEVDIWSTEYLHVLDGPDPVWAWAEAAGLRPVIDGLTAAEFAEFRTTYLERLRAAYPPLPDGRTLFPFQRLFLVVHSA; from the coding sequence GTGGAAGTGACCCCCGCACACACGGACAGCAGTGACAGACCGTCAAAAGTCAGCTGGGACCCCCAGTTGTACCTGCGTTTCCCGGAACACCGAATACGCCCGGCGCTGGAGCTGCTGGACCGCGTCTCGTTCGACACGCCTCCTGCGGTTGTGTACGACCTCGGGTGCGGCCCCGGGACGCTCACGCGCGTGTTGACCGAACGCTTCCCCGGCGCCGAGGTTCACGGCGTCGACAGTTCCCCGGAGATGTTGCGGACTGCGGCCGAGGCCGCGCCCACGGCACATCTGCACCAGGTGGAGATCAGCTCTTGGCGCCCGCGGCAGCGTCCCGACCTGGTGTTCGCCAATTCGCTGTTCCACCTGGTCCCCGACCACGGCGACCTCCTGCGGCGCATGGTCCGCGACCTCACTCCCCGCGGCGTACTGGCGGCGCAGATGCCGGTGTTCCACCGCACGCCGTGGTTCCGGCTGATGACCCAGACGCTGGAGGACGGTGGGCGGGGCGGCACGCCCCTGGGCGCCCCCGGTCTGCGTCGGACGCTGTACCGCCGGCACACGGTGGAAGCGATGGGCTACTACGACCTGCTGGCCGGCCCGAACACGGAAGTGGACATCTGGAGCACCGAGTATCTACACGTCCTGGACGGTCCCGATCCGGTGTGGGCCTGGGCGGAGGCCGCCGGACTACGGCCCGTCATCGACGGGCTGACCGCTGCCGAGTTCGCCGAGTTCCGTACCACCTACCTGGAACGGCTGCGCGCGGCTTACCCGCCCCTGCCGGACGGTCGCACTCTCTTTCCGTTCCAGCGGCTCTTCCTCGTCGTTCACAGCGCCTGA
- a CDS encoding pyridoxal phosphate-dependent decarboxylase family protein, which yields MRHTHSGGGLFPHPENRDMFTELLRQVIDDYYRWHAQCAEAAAPALIDPTHEAVADCPAGPAGDMDAVASLVRELSGRLAHQATPVPSPLYLAHMTPDIPVAASLAYLCAMLYNPNNVTPETAPVTTELEHEVSDDLCRLIGYQLGTGWAHLSSGGSSANFEALWIARNLRSVPSAAEAHPAAADLVADRSPLVLANMPVPQVLDLLAALSARGLLPEVGRLAAEQRREANTSGTLLLAQSAHYTWDRCADLLGLGPADVEKVELTQTHRVDVRALGRRVRALLANRQPILAVVAMCGSSGEGAVDDLDAILQLRADCERRFGASFYVHVDAAFGGYCRSLWLRPDGTMAPFEDRPLDGSGARMKPEVHAAFRALHLADSVTVDPHKSGHSPYPAGGLVFRDRRAVSLVARESMYFGQGNGTRIPFGPHTLEGGRPGAAAAAVWAAHRQIGLHSQGYGRLLGGCVATAQRLHKRFSETGRTGPTATYGVDSEVISCFAPDLNILNLSVGPRESECRRVGGGAFGRLALDSILAEAADEPLTSLYVSGNSFTGRPLPGGVEQVLRLCTMKELGPAALDVVELRLRAAVSRSVAKVGTDGVAARPVSVPASAKEWK from the coding sequence ATGCGGCACACGCACTCGGGTGGGGGACTGTTTCCGCACCCGGAGAACCGCGACATGTTCACGGAACTGCTGCGACAAGTCATCGACGACTACTACCGGTGGCACGCGCAGTGCGCGGAAGCTGCCGCACCGGCTCTCATCGACCCCACGCACGAGGCCGTAGCGGATTGTCCCGCAGGTCCTGCGGGGGACATGGATGCCGTCGCAAGCCTGGTGCGCGAGTTGTCCGGGCGGCTTGCGCACCAGGCGACGCCCGTCCCCTCGCCGTTGTATTTGGCCCACATGACGCCGGACATCCCCGTAGCGGCGAGCCTCGCCTACCTCTGCGCGATGCTCTACAACCCCAACAACGTCACACCGGAGACCGCTCCGGTGACCACCGAGCTGGAACACGAGGTCTCCGACGACCTCTGCCGCCTGATCGGCTACCAGCTCGGCACCGGGTGGGCGCACCTCTCATCGGGAGGCAGCTCGGCCAACTTCGAAGCCCTGTGGATCGCCCGCAACCTGCGCAGCGTGCCCTCCGCTGCCGAGGCCCACCCCGCAGCAGCCGACCTCGTCGCCGATCGCTCCCCCCTGGTGTTGGCCAACATGCCAGTACCCCAAGTGCTGGATCTCCTCGCAGCCCTGTCCGCGCGCGGGCTGCTCCCCGAGGTGGGGCGGCTGGCCGCCGAGCAGCGCCGGGAGGCGAACACATCGGGCACGCTGCTGCTCGCCCAGAGCGCGCACTACACCTGGGACAGGTGCGCCGACCTGCTCGGGCTGGGCCCCGCCGATGTGGAGAAGGTGGAACTGACCCAGACGCACAGGGTGGACGTACGGGCACTCGGCAGGCGAGTGCGCGCCCTGTTGGCGAACAGGCAGCCGATCCTGGCCGTGGTGGCGATGTGCGGCAGCAGCGGAGAAGGCGCGGTCGACGACCTCGACGCCATCCTGCAGTTGCGGGCCGATTGCGAGCGGCGTTTCGGCGCATCGTTCTATGTCCATGTCGATGCCGCTTTCGGCGGATACTGCCGCAGCCTGTGGCTGCGACCCGACGGCACGATGGCTCCTTTCGAGGACCGACCGCTGGACGGAAGCGGCGCCCGCATGAAACCGGAGGTCCACGCCGCCTTCCGTGCACTGCACCTCGCCGATTCGGTCACGGTGGATCCCCACAAGAGCGGCCACAGCCCCTATCCGGCAGGCGGCTTGGTGTTTCGCGACAGACGAGCCGTCTCCCTCGTGGCCCGGGAGTCGATGTACTTCGGTCAGGGGAACGGCACGCGCATCCCCTTCGGTCCACACACGCTCGAAGGGGGTCGCCCTGGAGCGGCGGCTGCCGCCGTATGGGCCGCGCACCGACAGATCGGGCTGCATTCGCAGGGCTACGGCCGTTTGCTGGGCGGCTGCGTCGCGACGGCTCAGAGACTGCACAAGCGGTTCTCCGAGACCGGCCGGACCGGGCCAACGGCAACCTACGGCGTGGATTCCGAGGTCATCAGCTGCTTCGCCCCGGACCTGAACATCCTCAATCTGTCCGTCGGACCGCGGGAAAGTGAATGCCGGCGCGTCGGTGGGGGCGCCTTCGGCCGCTTGGCGCTCGACTCGATCCTTGCCGAGGCGGCTGATGAACCGCTGACCAGCCTCTACGTGTCAGGAAACTCCTTCACCGGCCGTCCATTGCCCGGAGGGGTGGAGCAGGTGCTGCGGTTGTGCACGATGAAAGAGCTCGGGCCGGCGGCCTTGGACGTCGTCGAGCTACGGCTGCGGGCCGCCGTTTCCCGGTCCGTGGCCAAGGTGGGCACCGATGGCGTCGCCGCCCGACCGGTCTCCGTTCCTGCTTCAGCGAAGGAGTGGAAGTGA
- a CDS encoding cupin domain-containing protein yields the protein MTEQLAVDEQQLDTAVLTVSRNDIRQISSVIVEGNTHQLGEQRDFRRNDLLAGFLPETGRLSVSWVRLADGEQLDVHQHPIKSMIIVCKGSVRLLGDKEQELAEGDTVAVPPGARHGFVTRPGEEFYGLSVQFEGIGLYENQHAARVEFSGDSTPMAKLEEYNAERLRKFSDHHFFDLFDGGHVRRDRRMRDRFVSALYVWSVYFQRMLYARQATCADPLLREVYAGHLREEFGHDLLLKEKHGVSDTVYDPILEAVGNWFVMHMHGTDEASKIVIVHMAVETCCQVFGERTTVAFTEENAAGTDTSGTSYFDLHSEVDEDHRELGRDYLRGLSAAQFPQLMQVCAQAWDQIDLLFERISAHMVR from the coding sequence GTGACCGAACAACTCGCCGTCGATGAGCAGCAGTTGGACACCGCTGTCCTGACCGTCTCACGCAATGACATCCGACAGATATCCTCCGTCATCGTCGAGGGCAACACCCACCAGCTCGGAGAACAACGGGACTTCCGGCGGAACGACCTCCTAGCCGGCTTTCTCCCGGAAACCGGCCGCCTCTCGGTCTCCTGGGTCCGCCTTGCCGACGGCGAGCAACTGGACGTCCACCAACACCCGATCAAGTCGATGATCATCGTCTGCAAGGGCTCGGTCCGACTCCTCGGGGACAAGGAGCAAGAGCTGGCCGAGGGAGACACCGTCGCCGTTCCCCCGGGCGCCCGGCACGGCTTCGTGACCAGGCCGGGTGAGGAGTTCTACGGACTCTCGGTGCAGTTCGAGGGAATCGGGCTCTACGAGAACCAACACGCGGCACGAGTCGAGTTCAGCGGGGACTCCACGCCAATGGCCAAGCTGGAGGAATACAACGCCGAGCGGCTGCGCAAATTCAGCGATCACCACTTCTTCGACCTGTTCGACGGCGGCCATGTGCGACGAGACCGAAGGATGCGCGACCGCTTCGTCTCCGCTCTCTACGTCTGGTCCGTGTACTTCCAGCGCATGCTCTACGCACGGCAGGCGACCTGCGCCGATCCACTGTTGCGTGAGGTGTACGCGGGCCATCTGCGCGAGGAGTTCGGACACGACCTCCTGCTCAAGGAAAAGCACGGAGTCAGCGACACGGTGTACGACCCCATTCTGGAAGCCGTCGGCAACTGGTTCGTGATGCACATGCACGGAACGGACGAGGCGTCGAAGATCGTCATCGTTCACATGGCCGTCGAGACATGCTGCCAGGTGTTCGGCGAACGCACCACCGTGGCCTTCACCGAGGAAAACGCAGCCGGCACCGACACATCCGGCACCTCTTACTTCGATCTCCATTCCGAAGTGGACGAGGATCATCGGGAACTGGGCCGTGACTACCTCAGGGGACTGTCCGCCGCGCAATTCCCGCAGCTCATGCAGGTCTGTGCCCAGGCATGGGACCAGATCGATCTGCTCTTCGAACGGATCTCCGCCCACATGGTGCGCTGA
- a CDS encoding aminotransferase class I/II-fold pyridoxal phosphate-dependent enzyme, whose product MGLPGPSGQRPEASGFINLRFNENPFGGQYLRYPEHSPDFLAPLYLSALEILDPTTEGSVRRPSAADAVITRGATEALDLVLRALFEPGKDAVAVTWPSFGFFERLATLHNVAHHRVALGGARYDRLDIDRLLSLPVKGIFLCDPNNPTSTCLNAGDLDRLLDRFDGLVIIDETYSEFTARPSHRHKLDAHPNLISVRSMSKALGMANLRLGALFGASAVLDEVRKVRMPFPVPSLVAEAATGELTKPAQLASRIASCVAERDRLAKNLMDCPDVLDVFADAGFISVRIADQDSVLPKLHDARIAVAPEPEGWRDHLRISVGPPSENAQLLAALQRNARRAAP is encoded by the coding sequence TTGGGATTGCCAGGCCCTTCAGGACAGCGCCCTGAAGCCTCTGGATTCATCAATCTTCGATTCAATGAGAATCCTTTCGGCGGGCAGTATCTTCGCTACCCCGAGCACTCACCGGATTTCCTTGCTCCTTTATATCTGAGCGCGCTGGAAATCCTCGATCCAACTACCGAAGGCAGCGTGCGCCGTCCCTCAGCAGCGGATGCGGTGATCACTCGGGGTGCCACGGAAGCACTTGATCTGGTACTGCGGGCGCTTTTCGAACCGGGGAAGGATGCCGTGGCGGTCACATGGCCGAGCTTCGGCTTCTTCGAGCGGCTCGCGACACTGCACAACGTCGCACATCATCGTGTGGCACTCGGCGGGGCGCGGTACGACCGACTGGACATCGATCGCCTGCTGTCGCTTCCGGTGAAAGGGATCTTCCTTTGCGATCCCAACAACCCGACCAGCACCTGTCTGAACGCCGGTGACCTGGACCGCCTGCTGGATCGCTTTGACGGGCTCGTCATCATCGACGAGACCTATTCCGAGTTCACCGCTCGACCTTCGCACCGACACAAGCTGGACGCCCACCCCAACCTGATCTCGGTGCGGTCGATGTCAAAGGCCCTGGGTATGGCGAATCTGCGGCTCGGAGCGTTGTTCGGAGCATCCGCCGTCCTTGACGAGGTACGCAAGGTACGCATGCCCTTCCCCGTCCCGAGCCTGGTCGCCGAGGCCGCCACAGGGGAATTGACCAAACCCGCACAGCTCGCGTCCAGGATCGCTTCCTGCGTGGCGGAACGCGACCGGTTGGCGAAAAACCTCATGGACTGTCCTGACGTGCTCGACGTCTTTGCGGACGCCGGATTCATTTCCGTCCGGATCGCCGACCAGGACTCCGTGCTGCCGAAACTGCACGATGCTCGTATCGCCGTGGCACCCGAGCCGGAAGGTTGGCGCGATCATCTGCGGATCTCTGTCGGACCCCCGTCCGAGAACGCGCAGTTGCTTGCCGCTCTCCAGCGGAACGCTCGACGTGCCGCTCCCTGA
- a CDS encoding NAD(P)/FAD-dependent oxidoreductase: MDIAVVGNGVLGLSIAAEIARRAPKLNIAVIGPPGRNLSASMAAGAMLNCFGEATKYTHQHPAAEAKFAIARQALDEWPAWLDRLCDDVGHDATALRASRTGGTFVLLSGRSGQLAQENFQAMRAALIKYDEPHEQVDPQDIEGLDPSPSARPSHAVHLPREGAIDARAVVTALEAAACRHGVHILPATVQALLAGADTVTGVRFTDGSTLRADTVILAAGSASSALADTVLPPGETPPMLHGNGLSLLTRRTVPHRAREVLRTPIRAGSCGLHLVPLAREDWEYIGANNMVTLHPAHGPGVGDGHAFLRQICEHLDQKIASSQVTQWLHGARPMSLDCFPLIGESSLRGLHFATGTYRDGFHCSPVIARQVADTVLNQATTNPDFDWFTPKRLPIQTMTVEQAIAEFASHEVDAAYEYGLTLPFWLDSETVAQHSRQRARRVHEELDELVALPPDNLMALQGLTASEGLADLRLYLHAARTYHQKPTQATAV, translated from the coding sequence ATGGATATCGCCGTCGTAGGGAACGGCGTACTCGGACTCTCGATCGCTGCCGAAATCGCACGCCGGGCACCGAAGCTCAACATCGCGGTAATCGGCCCTCCGGGACGGAACCTCTCGGCATCCATGGCGGCCGGCGCAATGCTGAATTGCTTCGGCGAAGCGACAAAATACACCCATCAACATCCTGCCGCCGAAGCCAAATTCGCCATCGCACGCCAAGCGCTCGACGAGTGGCCCGCGTGGCTGGACCGGCTCTGCGACGACGTCGGGCACGACGCCACGGCCCTGCGTGCCTCGCGAACCGGGGGTACGTTCGTGCTGCTCAGCGGCAGGTCGGGGCAGCTCGCCCAGGAGAACTTCCAGGCCATGCGCGCAGCGCTCATCAAGTACGACGAGCCGCACGAGCAGGTCGACCCCCAGGACATCGAGGGCCTGGATCCCAGCCCCAGCGCACGCCCCTCGCACGCCGTGCACCTGCCCCGCGAAGGCGCCATCGACGCACGGGCCGTCGTCACCGCGCTGGAAGCAGCAGCGTGCCGCCATGGCGTCCACATTCTTCCCGCCACGGTGCAGGCCCTCCTGGCTGGCGCCGACACAGTCACCGGCGTGCGGTTCACCGACGGCAGCACACTCAGGGCCGACACCGTCATCCTCGCGGCCGGAAGTGCCAGCAGCGCTCTCGCCGACACTGTCCTGCCTCCCGGCGAGACCCCACCCATGCTGCACGGCAACGGTCTGTCACTGCTCACCCGGCGCACAGTCCCCCACCGCGCCCGCGAGGTACTGCGCACACCCATCCGCGCCGGATCATGCGGCCTCCACCTGGTGCCCCTGGCCCGAGAGGACTGGGAGTACATAGGCGCCAACAACATGGTCACGCTCCATCCGGCACACGGACCCGGGGTCGGCGACGGCCACGCGTTCCTGCGCCAGATATGCGAGCACCTCGACCAGAAGATCGCGTCCTCGCAGGTCACCCAATGGCTGCACGGAGCGCGCCCGATGTCCCTGGACTGCTTCCCCCTGATCGGTGAGAGCAGCCTCCGTGGGCTCCACTTCGCCACCGGAACCTACCGGGACGGATTCCACTGCTCACCGGTCATCGCCCGCCAGGTCGCCGATACCGTCCTGAACCAGGCCACCACCAACCCGGACTTCGACTGGTTCACCCCGAAACGCCTGCCGATCCAGACCATGACCGTCGAGCAGGCCATCGCGGAATTCGCTTCGCACGAAGTGGATGCCGCCTACGAATACGGCCTGACCCTTCCCTTCTGGCTCGACAGCGAAACGGTCGCTCAGCACTCGAGGCAGCGGGCCCGACGAGTTCACGAAGAGCTGGACGAACTCGTTGCTCTGCCGCCGGACAACCTCATGGCTCTCCAGGGCCTCACCGCCTCGGAAGGTCTGGCCGACTTGCGCCTTTACCTGCACGCGGCGCGCACCTACCACCAGAAACCCACACAGGCCACGGCAGTTTAG
- a CDS encoding ferredoxin, translated as MKRVVLDRVTCEGHGMCEVAAPAYFELDDEGALTVLEPQISTDDESRVQEAVRSCPVGALRLEA; from the coding sequence ATGAAGCGGGTCGTACTGGACCGTGTCACCTGCGAAGGGCACGGCATGTGCGAAGTTGCGGCACCGGCCTACTTCGAGCTTGACGATGAGGGTGCGCTGACGGTACTCGAGCCGCAGATCAGCACTGATGATGAATCGCGGGTCCAGGAAGCGGTTCGAAGTTGCCCGGTCGGTGCTCTGCGACTCGAAGCATGA
- a CDS encoding cytochrome P450 produces the protein MAETLMGCSEGLDVLADAGFISIRIAEQNSTKPSIAFAFAGRRTHVTEENVTPFTPHNAGHVADPDDALEAARRECPVTQVSDVLFVVTSDRDVRALFKDSAAFSNRGNFTIGREDRNHAFPGITNLDPPVHTELRSRLLRSMAPKKLRLLGPHVARVIAKTMDGLPLSGEVDLHKDYISHIPSAVTYSMIGLSEEYWSEVEVLADALVEAVPAPETTMPEYDRLMELMGQIVRDRREHPEHRRDDVLDNLCFAAPGEREMEDLEVVMHLRQLFAAATDTTRALIANCIYRLLEHGDWARIVADRSLLKNAIEESLRFDSPAQFMTRSVVQDTVIGECPVTAGHKAYLSIQSANHDDAAWGSTARHFDITRQVAVQHVAFGRGIHSCLGAPLARMEAYMAIDALMDHYPRMAAGRRATWEKCDGLLLRRPREVWAQLVGETPAVTRTSGNAGQVTG, from the coding sequence GTGGCGGAAACCCTCATGGGCTGTTCTGAGGGGCTCGACGTTCTTGCCGACGCCGGATTCATTTCCATCCGGATCGCCGAGCAAAACTCCACGAAACCCTCTATCGCATTCGCATTCGCAGGAAGGCGAACACACGTGACCGAAGAAAACGTTACTCCGTTCACCCCGCACAATGCGGGTCACGTGGCCGATCCCGACGACGCTCTCGAAGCCGCGCGCCGCGAGTGCCCCGTCACCCAAGTCAGTGATGTCTTGTTCGTCGTGACCTCTGACAGAGATGTCCGAGCCCTGTTCAAGGATAGTGCGGCCTTTTCGAACAGGGGGAACTTCACGATTGGCCGCGAAGATCGGAATCACGCATTTCCTGGTATTACGAACCTCGACCCGCCAGTACACACGGAACTACGGTCGAGGCTTCTTCGGAGCATGGCTCCCAAGAAGCTCCGCTTGCTCGGTCCACATGTCGCACGAGTCATAGCGAAGACGATGGACGGGCTACCGCTCTCCGGCGAAGTGGACCTCCACAAGGACTACATATCGCACATCCCGTCGGCCGTGACGTACTCCATGATCGGCCTTTCCGAGGAGTACTGGTCCGAGGTCGAGGTCCTGGCGGACGCGCTGGTCGAGGCGGTCCCTGCGCCCGAGACGACCATGCCGGAATACGACAGACTGATGGAACTGATGGGTCAGATCGTGCGCGACCGGCGCGAACATCCTGAGCACCGCCGGGACGACGTCCTGGACAATCTCTGTTTCGCTGCTCCGGGAGAGCGCGAGATGGAAGACCTTGAGGTCGTCATGCACTTGAGGCAACTCTTCGCCGCTGCTACGGACACAACCCGTGCGTTGATTGCGAATTGCATATACCGGCTCTTGGAACATGGCGACTGGGCGCGCATAGTTGCCGACCGATCGCTGCTCAAAAACGCAATCGAAGAGTCTCTGAGGTTTGACTCGCCGGCGCAGTTCATGACGCGATCCGTAGTACAGGACACCGTCATCGGCGAGTGCCCCGTGACCGCGGGTCACAAGGCTTACCTCAGCATCCAGTCTGCCAATCACGACGACGCTGCCTGGGGATCGACAGCTCGTCATTTCGATATCACACGACAGGTTGCCGTGCAGCATGTCGCCTTTGGACGCGGTATTCACAGTTGCCTCGGTGCGCCGTTGGCCCGAATGGAGGCGTATATGGCGATCGACGCCCTCATGGATCATTATCCGCGCATGGCTGCCGGCCGCCGAGCGACGTGGGAGAAGTGTGATGGGCTGCTCCTGAGGCGCCCGAGGGAAGTATGGGCCCAGCTCGTGGGGGAGACGCCCGCAGTGACCCGCACCAGCGGCAACGCTGGGCAGGTGACCGGATGA